In Dasypus novemcinctus isolate mDasNov1 chromosome 23, mDasNov1.1.hap2, whole genome shotgun sequence, the following proteins share a genomic window:
- the LOC131275693 gene encoding ral guanine nucleotide dissociation stimulator-like: MMDCAMKEYLDGMMVNFEKKRKEYQMIAELQQLQAGCCFDTLVPSEPFAAWFGAMEQLSEADSYRLSCEREPPPQAAS; encoded by the exons ATGATGGACTGTGCCATGAAGGAATATCTGGAT GGAATGATGGtcaattttgagaaaaaaaggaag GAATACCAGATGATTgctgagctccagcagctccaggcaGGCTGCTGCTTTGACACCCTTGTGCCCAGTGAGCCATTTGCAGCCTGGTTTGgggccatggagcagctcagcGAGGCTGACAG CTACCGCCTGTCTTGTGAAAgggagcccccaccccaggcagccaGTTAG